The Candidatus Obscuribacterales bacterium genome includes the window GACGGGCCATCTGCCCCACGAGGCGCTCTCCATCCTTGCTAAACGCAACCACGGAGGGAGTCGTCCTCATGCTTTCTGAATTGGCGATGACAATGGGTTTGCCGCCCTCCATCACAGCGACAACTGAGTTTGTAGTGCCCAAGTCAATACCGACGACTTTTCCCATGCGTTGCGATGCTCCTCGCTTGCCTGAATGACTATACCGAATATTGAGAATCGTTGCTGAATCTATATTATCTTGTCAGCAAGGGGGTTCTGGTGATA containing:
- a CDS encoding Hsp70 family protein, yielding MGKVVGIDLGTTNSVVAVMEGGKPIVIANSESMRTTPSVVAFSKDGERLVGQMAR